The following is a genomic window from Lujinxingia vulgaris.
CAAGACGCCGCAAGGCGATGAGCGCACCGAACTTCTCAGCAAAATACTCGCCGCGACCGACCGTGGCGCGCGTCTCACACGGCAGCTTTTGGTGTTCAGCCCCGATACTTCCAGTGAACGCAGCTGCATCAAACTCAACGAGGTCGTCGCTGCGCTCGACGCGCTCTTCCAGAGCGTCATAGAGGAGGATATCGACTTAAATGTCGATCTTGCATCCGACCTGCACCCCATCGACGCGGATCTCAGTCAGATGGAGCAGATCATCCTCAACCTCGTCATCAATGCACGAGACGCGATGCCCGATGGCGGCGCACTTACCGTGCGTACGCGCAACATCCATGTCGGTGCCGAAGATCGTATCGGCCCGGAGCGCCTGCCCTCGGGCGACTATGTGGTGCTCGAAGTCGAAGACAGCGGAGAAGGCATGCGTCAGAAGCTCGTCGACCGCATCTTCGAGCCCTTCTTCACCACAAAATCTTCTGGCACCGGCCTGGGACTCTCCACCGTCTACGGCATTGTGCGGGGCCACGGTGGAATCATTGATGTCGACAGCGCGCCGAGCCGGGGAACACGCTTTACCGCCTTCCTGCCAGCGTCCTGCCCTGAACCATCCTCTCAATGGGAGCCGGACGGCCCCCCATCTACAACCCAACGCACGCCGGAAGATGAACCACTGCCCTCCCTCTCGGCCTACACCATCCTCGTCGCAGAGGATGAAGACGACATCCGCGCCTCCCTCACTCGCAGCCTGCGTGATGAGGGATATACGGTACTTGAGGCCCGCGACGGCCGTGATGCACTTAACCTTGCACAAGAGATCGAGGGCACCATCGACCTCCTCATCACCGACATCGTCATGCCTCACCTCAGCGGATGGGAGCTCGCAGGACGGCTCCCGAAATTTCACCCGCGAATGCGAGCAGTCTTTGTCTCCGGCTATGCAGGTGAAACCCTCCAGCGAAAACGCCTCAGCGGTGGCGACGTGCGTATCACCAAACCCTACGATCTCAGCTACCTCAAGACGGTTGTGGCCCGAATGCTCACGCGAACGCCCTCCTCCTGACCCGCACCTTCCACGCATCCTTGCCCCTTAAGCCCGTTCTCGGGTATCGATCAGCCTTCGTGAGCCCACGCTAACTTCGATCCTGAGAACAGTATGACGACCTCCACACTGACCATCTGGCACAACCCGCGATGCAGCAAATCTCGCCAGACCCTGGCTCTGCTCGAAGAACGCGCCGTCGCGCTGACGGTACGCCGATACCTCGATGATCCTCCTTCTCTCGCGGAACTTCGCGAGGTGCTGAGCAAGTTGAACATCAAAGCCAGTGACCTCGTACGTAAGAAAGAAGCCGTCTTCAAAGAGCTGGGCCTGGCCGACGCCGACGACGATGCCCTGATTGAAGCGATGGCAACCCACCCGAAACTCATTGAGCGTCCGATTGTCATCGCAGAAGACGACGCCGCCATCGGTCGCCCCCCTGAAGATGTTCTTCGCCTGCTGAGCTAATCGTTCGATCGCACCGACTTCAGTCACTCGGGAGACGGAATGACCCCACCGAAGATGAGCGCTGACGCGGTTCAGAAGGCGACCGGTCACTCCTGGGACCACTGGTTTTCCCTGCTCGACGACCTTGGCGCGAAGCAGATGAGCCATAAGGCCATCGCCGACCACCTGCACACGCAACAGGGAGTCTCCGGCTGGTGGGCGCAGTCGATCACCGTGGCGTACGAGCGCGCCCGCGGCATGCGCGAGGTCGGGGAGACCACCCGGGGTTTTCAGGCATCCAGGCAGAAAACATTCCTGCCGAACCCTGCGGCCGCATGGGAACTGCTGATCTCGACCGAGGGACTCGGCGCCTGGCTCGGATCTGGCGCACCGGATGCGTTGCACGAGGGCCAGACATTCGACCTGCCCGACAGCGTGCACGTCGAAGTCCGTACGATACGCGCCGGCGAACAACTCCGCCTGGGTTGGACGCCGACCAACGCCGACCGCACCCAGGTCGTCATTGTATGGGTCACCGCAAGCGCGTCCGGCAAGGGCACCATCGGCTTCACCCACGAGAACCTCCCCGACGCTGATGCCCGAGAAAGCGCCCGCACACGCTGGAGCGAAGCCCTCAACTCCCTGCAAGCCCTCACTCGCCGCTGATCCAACTTCGATGGTCCTCTTAGAAGCCAGACCTCCCGAGCCAGATGATGATGTATGACTGAGCCCGCCCCTCCATCCGACACGGACGACGCAGCACGCACGGAGGAACACTCCTCCCCGAAAGCACGCACTCGCAAACAGGTCGCGATCTTTATCGTCGCGCTCCTCCTGGTCGTGGGATGGACACTCTTCTTCATCTACACCGAGCCTGAGGCCGTCATCCAATGGATGGGCGTTGAGAACAGCTATCTGGTCGGCTTCCTTATCTCAGTCTTCGGCGCGCTGGGCTCCGTCACGCCCTTTTCCACCTATCCGGCCGTCTACGCGATGGCCACCACCGAAGTGAACCTCTTCATCCTCATTCCCCTGGTGGCCATCGGGTTGACTATTGGCGATGCACTCTTTTTCTACTTCGGAGTCACCGCCCAGAGCGTGATGCCCGAGTGGCTAGAGCGCTGGATGGAGCGCGTCTGGAACTGGCTTCAAACCAAGCCGGAGATCTTTCTGCAGGTCTTCATCTTTCTCTACGTGGGCTTCTCCCCCTTCGCCAACAACCTCCTCACCGCCCCCCTGGCGATGGCCGGCTACCGCTTTCGTAAAATCGTTGTGCCGTTGACCCTGGGCAACTGCTCGTTGCCCATCGCGGCAACCTACCTGGCAAGCGTCAACGCCTGAAACAATGCGACGATCCGCGCCTCAGACCTTGACACCGTCGAGGCGGGCGTCCACCATCGCCGCGCTCGAAATGGCGACGCAACCTGACTTTAGGATAAAAGAATGAGCAAGCACCCCGAGTTTCACCAGTTTCGTCCCCACCCCTGGCACGGTCTCTCCGTGGGCGAAAACGCCCCCGAGGTCGTCAACGCGTACATTGAGCTGACCCCTTTTGATTCGGTCAAATACGAGATCGACAAAGAGACCGGCTACCTGCGCGTGGACCGCCCCCAGCGCTTCTCCTCGCAGCCGCCCACCCTCTACGGCTTCATCCCGCGCACCTACTGCGCCGACCGCGTCGGCGAGCTCTCCCTGACGACCGATGAGGGCGACCTCGATCCCCTCGACATCTGCGTGCTCAGCGAGCGTCCCATCACCCGCGCCGAGCTCCTGGTCAGCTGCCGGGTCATCGGTGGCCTGCACATGGTCGATCACGGTGAGGCCGACGACAAAATCGTCGCCGTTCTCGAGAACGACACCGTCTGGGCCGACGCCCGAGACATCGGCGATGTTCCCGGCGTGCTCATCGAGCGCTTGCGCCATTATTTCCTGACCTACAAGATGGTGCCTGGTGAGACGACATCCAACGTCCAGGTCGATACCATCTACGGCGCCGAACACGCCCAGAAGCTGGTGCGTGCGGCCATGGCCGACTACCAGGAACACTTTGGCAAGTAAGCGCCGGGACGCTCCCGACGCCACACTCGGGAGAGAGACGTGCTTCGCACCCCTTCGACGCTACTCGCACTGGCCGCGCTCAGCCTGAGCGCGGCCTGCTGGCCCACCAATGAACCCACCCTCGGGTTAGGTGAGGCCAGCCCCTCGGGAGGCCCCCGGGTCGACTTTGACCTCGACGAGCGCCCCTTCCCTGACATCCCCTTCCCCAACGATCTGGCCACACGCGCTGACGCCACCAGCCCCACGGGCAAGCGGCTCAACGTGTCCACGCTGGCGGCCAGCGCGGCCGAGGCGAAGGTCCGAAACGCCATCAATGAGCAGACCGGCTTTGCCGTCTTCGCTCCGATGCACGTCTCTTTTGACGCGCCCCTGGATGTTGACAACCTCATCGCGCGCCATCAGCAACTTACCCCCGACTTTGACGACGACGCTGTCTACCTGGTCAACGTCGACCCTGACAGCCCCGGCTACGGCGATGTCGTCCTCCTGGACATGGGGCTCGGCAACTTCCCCATCACTCTGGAGCGCGCCAACAACTACTTCCTGCTCGACCCGCGCGCCGACGACCGTAATCTCCTCTTCGAAGAGAGCGCTGAGCAGGCCACCGGCCCCGGCGGTGAATTCACCTGGGTCGATGACACCGACGACGACGGCAACCTCGACCGCCCCAACACCCGCGATCCTGACGGCGACCCGACCGTGTTTCGACAGGTGTTCGATTTCTACGAGCGCGAAACCAACACCCTGATCCTGCGCCCGGTCAACCCGCTGGAGCCCGGCACCACCTATGCCGTCGTACTCACCGACGCGCTGGTCGGCGAAGACGGGCAGGCCATCGACAGCCCCTTCGAGAGCGTCAATCACCTCGACCAGAGCCAGGCGCTGGAGCCCCTGCGCGAGCTTCTTCCCCAACGCTTCCCGGAGCGCTTCGACCGCGACCTCTCTCAACTTCGCTTCGCCTGGAGCTTCACTACTCAGGTGCCTACCGAAGTCCTCGAAGGCGTGCGCGCCGGCCTCTACGGGCATGGCCCCCTGGCCTGGCTCTCCGAGCGCTTCCCGGCTGAGTTCCTGGCCGTCCACAACGTCAAAGCCCCCGACGCCGCCGAGCCGATGACCTTTAAGCTCGACGCCCTGCTCTCCTTCATTGTCCCGCTCGCCAACGAACAGCTCGGCCCGTCGGGCACGCGTGCCATCGAGGAGGCCTTTGAAGACGTCGACTACGTCGTCAGCGGCACCTACCTCTCCCCGCATTTCCTCATCGACCCCAAAGGTCTGGCTCGAGAAGGAAATGAGGCCAACGACGACGCCCTCTTCCAGATCGACCTCGCCAGTGGCCGCGCCGAGGTTCGCCCCGCCGAAGTACATTTCATCTGCACCGTCCCAACCTCCGAGGGCACCCGCCAGGCTCCCTTCCCCGTAATCATCTACAGCCACGCCATCAGCTCGACGCGCTTCGAGATGCTGGCCTTTGCCGGGGCCATGGCCAAGTTCGGGTTTGCCACCTGCACCATCGACGCCGCCGGCCACGGGCTGGAAGTCCCCGCCGAATTCCGCGGCCTCCTCGAAGGTGTTGGCGAGAGCGAAGGCCTCGACAACCTGGCCGACGTCATCGGGCTTCACCGCGCTCGCGACATTGACAACGACGGCGCCACCGACTCCGGCGCCGACTACTTCTCTGCTGATGTGCTTCACTCCCGCGACATGATTCGCCAGACCACCATCGACCAGATGCAGCTCATCCGCATTCTGCGCTCCTTTGACGGCCAGAGTCGTTTTGACGCGGCGAACACCGAGAGCGACTTCGCCCGGCGCCTGCCCCATCTCATCGCCAACCCCGATCAAGATGCTGACGGCCAGCTCGAGCTCTGGGGCGACTTCAACGGCGACGGCACGGTCGACGTCGGTGGCGATCGCCCCTACGCCGCCTGGGGCACCTCCCTGGGAGGCATTCAGGCTACGGTCCTCTCGGGCATTGAACCCACCATCGTCGCCGGCGCCTCCAACGCCGGCGGCGGTGGCCTCCTCGACATCGCCACCCGCACCACCATCGGCAACGTACGCAACGGCGTCATCTTACGCATGATGGGTCCTCTGGTGATTGGCCGACCGGTCGAAGACGGCCAGCGCACGCGCCTTGACTGGCTCTTCCCCCAGGGCGACAGCTCCGTCTCCTCGCCCATCGCGCTGCTCCCGGCGCTCGACGACGGCGATCGCATCGTCGTCCGCAATCTCACCCGGGAGGCCAATCCAAACGTCCCCGACGACGAGGCCTACGCCCAGACCTATGTGCGCGATGGCGCCTTCCGCGTGGGCATCGCTGCCGACGCACTGGGCGCGTCGGCGCGCCGTGCGCTCATCGGCTTCGACAACCAGATCGATGTCTACGAAGACTTAATGGGCTGCAAAGAGGTGCAAACCTGCGGACGCAACAACTGCGACGCCGGTCACTACTGCAGCGACGCTGAGACCTGCGAGCCTCTCTCCGGCTGCTTCTCCGCCTTCGACCTGGAGCGCGTGGCCGAGACCGACCCGGAGCGCGCCGCACGTTTTGAACATCGCATCGTCCACGACCCCACTCGACTCGGCGACCCGATCGTCATCGAAGTCTACAGCGCCGACGGCGAGCTCAAGCACAGTGTCGACAAACTCGGCTACACGTATACCTCGCAGAACCTTTACTACCCGGCCGGAGCCCCGCTGGCCGCCCCGGCCGAGGGCTGGGGACTTCGTCGTCAGACCCCGCGTTTCCGCAGCTTCATGGGCCTCTCCCAGATGCTCCTGGAGCAGGCCGACCCCGCCGTATTCGCCTCCCATTTCGTCGGCAACGCGCTTCGTTACCCCTACGAAAGCGAAGCCTTCCGGTCCGGGCAGACCAACTTCCTGACCATCGGCACCCTGGGCGACCAGGTCGTACCCATTAACGCCGCCCTGGCCATCGCGAGGGCCAACGGCGTGCTCGAAGTGCTCGCCAGCGATCCCCGCTACGGCATGCCGGAGAACCAGTTCCTCATCGAGAACTTCGTCTACGAAGGCATCGCCACACTCAACCGCTTCCCCTCCCACCCCGACACCCTCTTCGACCCGGACAACCTCGACGAGGGCAAATGGCGGCGTGCCGACCAGCCCGACAACGACGATCCCAAGCCCGTCGCCGACGAGCCGCTTCGCGCCACCATTCAAACCGAGTCCGGCATCAGCGCGCTACGACTGGGCTACCTCGATCACCGTGGCACCCACACCTTCAACGCCCCCAACCCCGACGCCGCCTTCGACATCCACACCTTCCTCACCAACCAGGTGGGCTGGTTCCTGGCCACCGGCGGACAGAGCATCTCCGACGACCACTGCCTCGAAGAGATGTCGATGGCCGGCTGTGAGTTCTTCGATAAACTTGATTATGACAACCCCCTTTAACGGGCTGCGACGCTCCCCCCCCTGGGGAGCGCCTCCCGGGAGTAACCCCCTATGACTTTTGGAATCTTTGAAGCCTACCCCGACGTCGAGCCCGAGCGCGGCGTCTTCTGCAACCGCACGCTCAACATGCGCTCGATCAAAGCCATCGGCTACGACATGGACTACACCCTGGTCCATTACCACGTCGACGCCTGGGAGGGCCGCGCCTACGAGCACATCAAGCTCCGCCTCCTCGCCGCAGGCTGGCCCGTCGAAGATCTGCACTTCGACTCCCACTGGGTCAGCCGCGGTCTGGTCATCGACCTGAAGCTCGGCAACGTCGTCAAAGCCAACCGTTTCGGCTACGTCTGGCGCGCCGCCCACGGCACCGAGATCATCCCTTACGCCGACATGCGCGAGGCCTACACCCGCACTTTGGTCGATCTCAATGACCACTCCCGCTGGGTCTTTCTCAACACCTTCTTCTCCATCTCAGCGGGCGTCATGTACGCACAGCTCGTCGACCTCCTCGACCGCGGCGTGCTCCCGGAAGTGCTCGGCTACGCCGACCTCTACTGGCGCGTCCAGGAGGTCCTCGACGCGGCCCATATTGAGGGCGAGCTCAAGGCGGAGATCATGGCGAACCCCGAGGTGTATGTGGATCGCGACCCGGAGGTTCCCCTCACGCTTCTCGATCAGCGTAACGCCGGCAAGAAGCTCGTGCTGATCACCAACTCCGAGTGGGCCTACACCCTCTTCATGCTCAACTACACCATCGATCCCTTCCTCCCCGATGGTTTGACCTGGCGAGAGATCTTCGATCTGGTGGTGGTCTCCGCGCGCAAACCCGCGTTCTTCTCCGGCTCCGCTCCCATCTTCGAGGTCGTCAACGACGAGGGCCTGCTCAAACCCTGGGTGGGCAAACTTGAAGAGGGCCGCGCCTACCTCGGCGGCAGCGCCTCCGATGTCGAGGGCGCGCTCGGCATGTCCGGCGACGAGATCCTCTACGTCGGCGACCACCTCTTCGCCGACGTCAACGTCACCAAGAGCGTGCTACGCTGGCGCACAGCCCTGGTGATGCGCGAGCTCGAGCAGGAGCTCTGCGCCATTGAAGCCGCCGCCGAGAACCAGGTCGAGATCCGCCGCATGATGCTCGAGAAGGTCAAACTCGAAGATGAGTTCTCCACCCGTCGACTCGCCCTTCAGCGACTTCGCCAGGGTTACGGCCCCCAGACCGACGCCGACCCGGAGGTCCTGGAAGCTGAGATGGCCCGCATCCGGGAGCAGCTCGTCGAACTCGACAGCAAACTCGCCCCGCTGGTCATTGAAGACGGCGTCGCATTCAACCCCACCTGGGGTTACCTGATGCGTACCGGCAACGATAAGAGCCACCTCACCCGCCAGGTCGAGCGTTACGCCGACATCTACACCTCGCGCGTCTCGAACCTGCTGCGCTACTCACCCTTCATGTTCTTCCGGGCACCGCGGGGCAGCGTCCCCCACGATCCGGGACATCCCTGACACGCGCATCACTCTTCATGATGGTGTTTGGGGCGAAGGCGCTCGCCAGCCTTCGCCAGCACCGTCTGCGTAAGCCCCGGGGTGTGGTAGGCCAGAAAGGTCGCCACTTTTCCGTGGCCGGTGATGACAGCCTCGCGCTTGCGCGAGGCGATGGCTTTGAGCATCTCCCGCGCCGCCTTATCCGCGGGCCACATCAGCTGCGCCGGCCGCCGGTCCTCCCACTCTTCGTGGACCTGGTTCTGGTTGTCGACGCGGTTGATGTCGCTGTGCACAAAGCCCGGCTGCAAGAGCGTGCAGCTCACGCCGCTGCCAGCGAGCTCGGCACTGAGCGCCTGCGCCATGCCCCGCACCGCGAACTTCGACGCGCAGTAGGCGGCGTTACCCGGTATCCCCAGGGTGCCGGCGACGCTGCCCATCACCACCGCCCTCCCCTTGCTCGCGTACAGATGCGGCAGCGCATAACGCAGCGTCATCGCCGCGCCGGTCACGTTCGTATCGAACTGACGACGCCATTCACTGGCGTTCAGCGCTTCGAGCCGACCTCCCACCGAGAAGCCCGCGTTGGCCACCGCCACATCGAGCCCGCCGAAACGCTCCGCAATCGCCGTAACAGTCGACTCGATATCGCCGACCCGCGTCACGTCACATCCGAGCGCTATCGCCTCCGCTCCATCGCTCTCCAGGGCGGCGACCACCTCCTCCAGCGGCTCCATCCGACGCCCACTCACCACCACGCGCGCGCCCTGGACACCAAACTCCCGGGCAAGCGCCGCGCCGATACCGCTTCCCCCTCCGGTGATCCATACGACTTTATCTTTGAAGACATCTGCCATCATCGCATCCTTTTTTTCTAAGCGTTGACGCGTTAAAACTCACGCTCTGCTGCGCACCTTAAGCGCCACACACCTTGCTCATTGAGAAGCGCCATGGTCACCGATCCTCGCCAGACCGTCAAAGACGCCTCCGCGCGCTCCTGGGAGTGGGTCAAACGCAAGACCTTCAACCCGCTGCCCTTCTACCGCCGCGCCTGGGAGATCCTCAAACACGACCCCTGGGTCTTCCTCTGGAAGATGCTCGCCGACCTCCTCGGGCGCACCGCAAATCTGGCGCTCCTGGCTGTGGCTGCGGCGATCGTGGCGCTCGACCTCCAGCACTTCGCTGCCAGCGGAGGCGCGCTCACCCAGTGGCTGGACCGCTTCACCGCGATCGCCTCCAGCCCCGCCTTCATCGCCGGGCTGACCGGCGCCATCTTCTGCGTCGCCCTCATCGGCGCCGCGCTCGAAGCTCTGGTCACGGGCGGCATCTGGGGAATGCTCGCGGCCGGCCTGCGCGATGAGCCCATTGAGAAGTTACGAACCTTCGGGCGAGTGGCGCTTCGACGCTTCCCTGACGTATTTGCCCTCTTTCTGCTGCGCTTTGCCGTGCGCCTGGTCACCATCTGCATCGCTGCCGCCGTCGCGATTGGCCTGGCCAACGCCTTCGCCTCTCCGGAATTCGCCGGTCTGGGAACGTTTGGAAAAGCGCTGACCGTCGCCCTCCCTCTCAGCTTCATCGTCAGCTGGTTCGCGCTCACTCGCCTCGTCCTCGAAGTCATCGGCGCCCCGATGATCATCGACGATCTGAGCCTGGGCGAGGCCGTCCTGGAGGCGGCCGCCTTCGTCCTGGATAACTTCTGGCCGATGTACCGCCTCTTTATCTATGCGTTGGGGCTGCTGCTGGTCCCCCTGGGGCTCTACTGGGTCGTGTTGATGGCGCAAAACTTCGCCATCACCTGGCCCGCCCTGGCCGCCCCGCTCGCGCTCTTGCGCTTTGCCGGCGAAGTGCTGATGTGGGCGTCGATCAGCGTGCTCGGCGTGCTCTTCTATGGTGCGGTGTTCGCGTTCTACCGCAAAGACGATCGCTTCGTGGAAGAGGAAGAACGCCGCAGCGGCGCCCATGCCGCGGTCTCAAACCCCGACCCACAGCGCAACCCCACAGAACCCACCTTCCATGAAGGCGTCACCCTGGCCGATCTTCTGCCGCAGGAAGCGCCGCACCGCTTTGCGATCGACGACCTCCTCCCCCCCGATGAAGCACCACCCTCGCCAGCGCAGGACCACGACGACAACGATTCCCGCGCAGACGAGCCCTCCGCATCGCTCAGCAGCGGCCAACCTTCGGCCGAGGACGACGCCTCCCGCAAGGACGCCGACGCCACCGAGACTCCGATGCCACCCGAGGATGAGGACACCTTCTCTCCTGACACACCGGAGCGTCTCCCGCACTCAGAAGGCCGCGACGCTCAGGCCGACGATGACGGGTCTTCCGAACCTCGCTGACCCCCGTCTTCTGGCGCTCTCGTTCGCGCTCCTCAACGGCATCTGACGCGATCCCTTCGTGCCCCGCTGCGAATTTTTTGGTCTCGGACGCGTCTCCCTCTATGCTGAACCCCGCATAAGACAAGGTTGAGCAGCCCCCGCGGCACTTTTCTCCCTCCCGGGGTTGGACTTTTATTACAGTCTCCTTAAAATGATTCAGGAAGACTGTAAGTCCCTCGCTCGTTAAGTCTGCGGAAAGGCAAGAGAAGAGGTGGCTTTTCAGTACCGCCCGGCCCCCCGGCCCGGGCAACCGTATCGAGCACCGAAGGAGTCGCGCCATGCTGTCGGATCAGATCATCTACGACGAACTCAAACGCCAACGCGAACACGACACCAGCTGGCAGCCGGAAGCCCTCCGACTGCCCCTCTACATCCCCCGGCACGACGATACCCGTGATGAACACGACGAAGACGAGGCCGAAGAGACCTCGCGCGGCGTGGTCATCATCGACATGAATGATGGCTACAGCATAGTGACCTGAACGCACCCGGGAGCCTCAACGTACCGGACGCTGATGATGATGCGCCGGCGCGCTCCTCCGCTGTTTAATCGCCCTTCCGAGCACTCGGAGGGGCGTTTTTTTTGGCCCATCCCTCGCCATCCCATAAAAGTTTGAGCCTCCCGCCTTGCCCCACACCCGATCGCGACGCATACATAATGGCGAGACCAACACCGCACGCGCCACGAGGAAGAGATGGGAGAGTCGATCAGCGCCACCTGGACCGAAGTCTTTGAGAGCCGTGGGATGGAACTTCATCCTGCACCCGCCCCCGCCGGAGTGAGCGGTGCGGAAGCCTGGTTTGAAGGGCTCTCGGCATTTGAAAAGCATAGTTTTGTGCGCCTCCTCATCAGCGCCCACGGCGACGAAGCGCACGTCTTCGTCGAGCTCGCTGCGGGACCTCCCGAGGGCCAGGAGGCTTTGCTCGCCAGCGCGGCGAGTGCGTGGCTCAACCGCGCTA
Proteins encoded in this region:
- a CDS encoding HAD-IG family 5'-nucleotidase, with product MTFGIFEAYPDVEPERGVFCNRTLNMRSIKAIGYDMDYTLVHYHVDAWEGRAYEHIKLRLLAAGWPVEDLHFDSHWVSRGLVIDLKLGNVVKANRFGYVWRAAHGTEIIPYADMREAYTRTLVDLNDHSRWVFLNTFFSISAGVMYAQLVDLLDRGVLPEVLGYADLYWRVQEVLDAAHIEGELKAEIMANPEVYVDRDPEVPLTLLDQRNAGKKLVLITNSEWAYTLFMLNYTIDPFLPDGLTWREIFDLVVVSARKPAFFSGSAPIFEVVNDEGLLKPWVGKLEEGRAYLGGSASDVEGALGMSGDEILYVGDHLFADVNVTKSVLRWRTALVMRELEQELCAIEAAAENQVEIRRMMLEKVKLEDEFSTRRLALQRLRQGYGPQTDADPEVLEAEMARIREQLVELDSKLAPLVIEDGVAFNPTWGYLMRTGNDKSHLTRQVERYADIYTSRVSNLLRYSPFMFFRAPRGSVPHDPGHP
- the arsC gene encoding arsenate reductase (glutaredoxin) (This arsenate reductase requires both glutathione and glutaredoxin to convert arsenate to arsenite, after which the efflux transporter formed by ArsA and ArsB can extrude the arsenite from the cell, providing resistance.), giving the protein MTTSTLTIWHNPRCSKSRQTLALLEERAVALTVRRYLDDPPSLAELREVLSKLNIKASDLVRKKEAVFKELGLADADDDALIEAMATHPKLIERPIVIAEDDAAIGRPPEDVLRLLS
- a CDS encoding inorganic pyrophosphatase; the encoded protein is MSKHPEFHQFRPHPWHGLSVGENAPEVVNAYIELTPFDSVKYEIDKETGYLRVDRPQRFSSQPPTLYGFIPRTYCADRVGELSLTTDEGDLDPLDICVLSERPITRAELLVSCRVIGGLHMVDHGEADDKIVAVLENDTVWADARDIGDVPGVLIERLRHYFLTYKMVPGETTSNVQVDTIYGAEHAQKLVRAAMADYQEHFGK
- a CDS encoding hybrid sensor histidine kinase/response regulator → MPPHEPNSPMAFDASAPGETFWAYFDATPNPMKVLNAEGRILRANPAFFAFLQRDHRHIVGKTIFELMHPEDMPEAREHLRDLVSSPPPPSDHPTQCSYYARQFITERRYKRTDGQHVWANLYLMVLWNPDRTFRHVLGEMVDITGRKLAEQALGDRRRELRAILETASDAIITCDAHGMMKLFNDAAERIFGLTQDEARGCPVITLIDAPALEARATMRSIADQLSAPPHSERASVRLTTRARRFDGTSFPVDVGVARASIADELTFTIIVRDQTEQHHLKERVRRTERMEAFGQLAGGVAHDFNNVLTIVRSYAQMIQDKTPQGDERTELLSKILAATDRGARLTRQLLVFSPDTSSERSCIKLNEVVAALDALFQSVIEEDIDLNVDLASDLHPIDADLSQMEQIILNLVINARDAMPDGGALTVRTRNIHVGAEDRIGPERLPSGDYVVLEVEDSGEGMRQKLVDRIFEPFFTTKSSGTGLGLSTVYGIVRGHGGIIDVDSAPSRGTRFTAFLPASCPEPSSQWEPDGPPSTTQRTPEDEPLPSLSAYTILVAEDEDDIRASLTRSLRDEGYTVLEARDGRDALNLAQEIEGTIDLLITDIVMPHLSGWELAGRLPKFHPRMRAVFVSGYAGETLQRKRLSGGDVRITKPYDLSYLKTVVARMLTRTPSS
- a CDS encoding SDR family NAD(P)-dependent oxidoreductase, with the protein product MADVFKDKVVWITGGGSGIGAALAREFGVQGARVVVSGRRMEPLEEVVAALESDGAEAIALGCDVTRVGDIESTVTAIAERFGGLDVAVANAGFSVGGRLEALNASEWRRQFDTNVTGAAMTLRYALPHLYASKGRAVVMGSVAGTLGIPGNAAYCASKFAVRGMAQALSAELAGSGVSCTLLQPGFVHSDINRVDNQNQVHEEWEDRRPAQLMWPADKAAREMLKAIASRKREAVITGHGKVATFLAYHTPGLTQTVLAKAGERLRPKHHHEE